From one Paeniglutamicibacter psychrophenolicus genomic stretch:
- a CDS encoding saccharopine dehydrogenase family protein, whose translation MHILIIGAGGVGSAAARIAKRRNFFGSCLIADYDPARPEALVAELDDKRFSATQVDASNAAAVEALVRKHSITHVLNAVDPRFVMPIFTGVTNAGATYLDMAMSLSTPHPDTPHETPGVKLGDMQFEQHEELAARGVLALCGIGVEPGLSDVFARYAADELFSEIDELGVRDGANLTVEGYDFAPSFSIWTTIEECLNPPVKYEADRGWFTTAPFSEPEVFDFPEGIGPVECVNVEHEEVLLMPRWIDAKKVNFKYGLGEEFISVLKTLHMLGLDSTEPVNVKGQLVSPRDVVAAVLPDPAQLGDKMRGKTCAGVLVTGKDKAGAPKRVYIYHVADNKETMARDNSQAVVWQTALNPVIALELLATGVWSGAGVLGPEAFDAKPFLELLDAQAPVGYGSPWHIQERTHELDS comes from the coding sequence ATGCATATCTTGATCATCGGTGCCGGCGGCGTCGGATCCGCCGCGGCACGCATCGCCAAGCGCCGCAACTTCTTCGGCTCCTGCCTGATCGCCGACTACGATCCGGCACGCCCCGAAGCGCTGGTGGCCGAACTCGACGACAAGCGCTTCTCTGCAACCCAGGTCGACGCCTCCAACGCAGCAGCGGTAGAGGCCCTGGTGCGCAAGCACTCCATCACCCACGTGCTCAATGCCGTGGACCCGCGCTTCGTGATGCCGATCTTCACCGGTGTCACCAACGCCGGCGCAACGTACCTGGACATGGCCATGAGCCTGTCCACCCCGCACCCCGACACCCCGCATGAAACCCCGGGAGTGAAGCTGGGCGACATGCAGTTCGAACAGCACGAGGAGCTGGCAGCCCGGGGTGTGCTGGCACTGTGCGGCATCGGCGTGGAGCCGGGCCTCTCGGACGTCTTCGCCCGGTACGCGGCGGACGAGCTGTTTTCCGAGATCGACGAACTCGGGGTGCGCGACGGAGCCAACCTAACGGTGGAGGGCTACGACTTCGCCCCGTCATTCTCCATCTGGACCACCATCGAGGAATGCCTGAACCCGCCGGTGAAGTACGAGGCCGATCGCGGCTGGTTCACCACCGCCCCGTTCAGCGAACCGGAGGTCTTCGACTTCCCCGAGGGCATCGGACCGGTCGAGTGCGTGAACGTCGAGCATGAGGAAGTGCTGCTGATGCCGCGCTGGATCGATGCCAAGAAGGTCAACTTCAAGTACGGGCTGGGCGAGGAATTCATCTCCGTGCTCAAGACCCTGCACATGCTGGGCCTTGACTCCACAGAACCTGTCAATGTCAAGGGACAGCTGGTCTCCCCGCGCGACGTCGTTGCGGCGGTGCTGCCGGATCCGGCGCAGCTGGGTGACAAGATGCGCGGCAAGACCTGCGCCGGGGTGCTGGTCACCGGCAAGGACAAGGCCGGGGCGCCCAAGCGCGTGTACATCTACCACGTGGCGGACAACAAGGAGACGATGGCCCGCGACAACTCGCAGGCGGTGGTCTGGCAGACGGCGTTGAACCCGGTCATCGCCCTCGAACTGCTGGCCACCGGCGTCTGGTCAGGTGCCGGCGTGCTGGGCCCGGAGGCCTTCGATGCCAAACCGTTCCTGGAGCTTCTCGACGCCCAGGCGCCGGTCGGCTACGGTTCCCCGTGGCACATCCAGGAACGCACCCACGAGCTGGATTCCTAG
- a CDS encoding APC family permease gives MQMIAPEQAVLTNPEAASGKGLATGTLGIAGSTIIGLASTAPLFSIAATLGYVVYAVGAQAPIAFIIAFVPMMFTAFAYRELNSALPDCGTVFTWAAKAFGPRTGWFSGWALAVAGIFVMANLADITAIYILHLVGDGSLAGNRVVVVVLGSATIAIMTYVSMRGVELGEKVQTVLLVIQYAAMAAFIVGCLIGYFNGTAPNPTPVSLDWFNPMLASGSGMVQAIMLALFIYWGWDTCLALTEETKDPKKTPGRAALLSTVLLLITYVGITMAVMMYAGVGEEGVGLANPEHADDVFSGLASMAMGPLGWFLIISVAISALSSSQTTILPTARGTFAMGIYKALPARFAKVSEKSQTPTFSTLLMGIISIAYFAGMSLVSNNLMQDSILSIGLAITVFYGIASFACIWYFRDSLFTSRRNFLYRFLFPLLGGVFMAWAFIQSAIDMIDPDYGFSTIGGIGSTFVIGIGSLALGVVAMFLWSLFPESKPYFERETINKDSRILAPE, from the coding sequence ATGCAGATGATTGCACCAGAACAAGCGGTCCTGACCAATCCGGAAGCGGCCTCGGGCAAGGGCCTGGCAACCGGCACGCTCGGCATCGCCGGATCGACAATCATCGGGCTGGCTTCCACGGCACCGCTCTTCTCGATCGCCGCAACCCTGGGCTACGTGGTCTACGCGGTGGGAGCCCAGGCACCCATCGCCTTCATCATTGCCTTTGTGCCCATGATGTTCACGGCCTTCGCATACCGCGAGCTGAACAGCGCGCTTCCCGACTGCGGCACCGTCTTCACCTGGGCGGCCAAGGCCTTCGGTCCGCGCACCGGCTGGTTCTCCGGCTGGGCGCTTGCGGTCGCCGGCATCTTCGTGATGGCCAACCTCGCCGATATCACCGCGATCTACATCCTGCACCTGGTCGGCGACGGCTCCCTGGCCGGAAACCGGGTAGTGGTGGTGGTCTTGGGTTCGGCGACCATCGCGATCATGACCTACGTGTCGATGCGCGGTGTCGAGCTCGGCGAAAAGGTCCAAACGGTGCTGCTGGTCATCCAGTACGCTGCCATGGCCGCGTTCATCGTTGGCTGCCTGATCGGTTACTTCAATGGCACCGCCCCGAACCCGACACCGGTTTCGCTGGACTGGTTCAACCCGATGCTGGCCAGCGGCTCCGGGATGGTCCAGGCCATCATGCTCGCCCTGTTCATCTACTGGGGCTGGGACACCTGCCTGGCGCTGACCGAGGAAACCAAGGACCCGAAGAAGACCCCGGGCCGCGCCGCACTGCTGTCCACCGTCCTGCTGCTGATCACCTACGTCGGCATCACCATGGCCGTGATGATGTATGCCGGAGTCGGCGAGGAAGGCGTTGGCCTGGCCAACCCCGAGCACGCCGATGATGTCTTCTCCGGCCTTGCATCCATGGCCATGGGCCCGCTGGGCTGGTTCCTGATCATCTCGGTGGCCATCTCCGCGCTGTCTTCCTCGCAGACCACCATCCTGCCCACGGCCCGCGGCACCTTCGCCATGGGCATCTACAAGGCATTGCCGGCACGCTTTGCCAAGGTGAGCGAAAAATCCCAGACCCCAACCTTCTCCACGCTGCTGATGGGCATCATCTCCATTGCCTACTTTGCGGGCATGAGCCTGGTCAGCAACAACCTGATGCAGGATTCGATCCTCTCGATCGGGCTGGCCATCACCGTCTTCTACGGCATCGCTTCCTTCGCCTGCATCTGGTACTTCCGCGATTCGCTGTTCACCTCGCGCCGCAACTTCCTCTACCGCTTCTTGTTCCCGCTGCTCGGCGGGGTGTTTATGGCTTGGGCGTTCATCCAGTCGGCGATCGACATGATCGACCCGGACTACGGGTTCTCCACCATCGGCGGCATCGGCTCCACGTTTGTGATCGGCATTGGCTCGCTCGCACTGGGCGTCGTCGCGATGTTCCTCTGGTCGCTGTTCCCCGAATCCAAGCCGTACTTCGAGCGGGAAACCATCAACAAGGATTCAAGGATCCTCGCACCGGAGTAA
- a CDS encoding DeoR/GlpR family DNA-binding transcription regulator — MFAEERHRLITEMIAGNGKVTVAELSARFEITRETVRRDLAQLESEGTLRRVHGGAVSTQAVSTREESHSERTTIHSEAKARIAQAAHLLLPAEGVSVMLDAGTTTEILAGLIARNSFNTPSLVITHALPIAQRLAGNPQIPLELIGGRVRGLTSAATGAGTVEQFSRLSADVAFIGTNALHSSFGLSTPDPMEATVKTAMVASAQRVIVLADSSKFERLTLVQFAKLDAIDTLVTDAAPTGELAAALEAADVEVVLA, encoded by the coding sequence ATGTTCGCCGAAGAGCGGCACCGACTGATCACCGAGATGATCGCCGGCAACGGGAAGGTCACCGTCGCCGAACTCTCGGCACGTTTCGAGATCACCCGCGAAACCGTCCGCCGCGACCTGGCACAGCTCGAGTCCGAGGGCACGCTGCGCCGCGTCCACGGCGGGGCCGTCTCCACCCAGGCGGTGAGCACCCGGGAGGAAAGCCACAGCGAACGGACCACCATCCATTCCGAGGCCAAGGCACGCATCGCCCAGGCAGCCCACCTGCTCCTGCCCGCCGAGGGCGTCTCGGTCATGCTCGACGCCGGAACCACCACCGAGATCCTGGCCGGTCTGATCGCCCGGAACTCGTTCAACACCCCCTCGCTGGTCATCACCCACGCGCTGCCGATCGCGCAGCGCCTGGCCGGAAACCCGCAGATCCCGCTGGAACTCATCGGCGGCCGGGTGCGCGGGCTGACCAGCGCCGCCACCGGAGCCGGAACCGTCGAGCAGTTCTCCCGTCTCAGCGCCGACGTGGCCTTCATCGGCACCAACGCCCTGCACTCCAGCTTCGGCCTGAGCACCCCCGACCCCATGGAGGCCACGGTCAAGACCGCCATGGTCGCCAGTGCCCAGCGCGTGATCGTGCTGGCCGACTCCTCCAAATTCGAAAGGCTCACCCTCGTGCAATTCGCGAAACTCGACGCCATTGACACCCTGGTCACCGACGCCGCCCCCACCGGCGAACTGGCCGCGGCCCTCGAGGCCGCCGACGTGGAGGTGGTGCTGGCATGA